A window of the Neofelis nebulosa isolate mNeoNeb1 chromosome 13, mNeoNeb1.pri, whole genome shotgun sequence genome harbors these coding sequences:
- the ZSWIM8 gene encoding zinc finger SWIM domain-containing protein 8 isoform X3 produces MELMFAEWEDGERFSFEDSDRFEEDSLCSFISEAESLCQNWRGWRKQSAGPNSPTGGGGGGGSGGTRMRDGLVIPLVELSAKQVAFHIPFEVVEKVYPPVPEQLQLRIAFWSFPENEEDIRLYSCLANGSADEFQRGDQLFRMRAVKDPLQIGFHLSATVVPPQMVPPKGAYNVAVMFDRCRVTSCSCTCGAGAKWCTHVVALCLFRIHNASAVCLRAPVSESLSRLQRDQLQKFAQYLISELPQQILPTAQRLLDELLSSQSTAINTVCGAPDPTAGPSASDQSTWYLDESTLTDNIKKTLHKFCGPSPVVFSDVNSMYLSSTEPPAAAEWACLLRPLRGREPEGVWNLLSIVREMFKRRDSNAAPLLEILTDQCLTYEQITGWWYSVRTSASHSSASGHTGRSNGQSEVAAHACASMCDEMVTLWRLAVLDPALSPQRRRELCAQLRQWQLKVIENVKRGQHKKTLERLFPGFRPAVEACYFNWEEAYPLPGVTYSGTDRKLALCWARALPPRPGASRSGGLEESRERPRSLPSEPAVRPKEPGAKRKGLGEGVPSSQRGPRRLSAEGGDKSLHKMGPGGGKAKALGGAGSGGKGSAGGGSKRRLSSEDSSLEPDLAEMSLDDSSLALGAEASTFGGFPESPPPCPPPGSSRGPSTFLPEPPDTYEEDGGVYFSEGPEPPTASAGPHGLLPGEVCTRDDLPSTDESGNGLPKTKEAATAVGEEDDDYQAYYLNAQDGAGGEEEKAEGGAGEEHDLFAGLKPLEQESRMEILFACAEALHAHGYSSEASRLTVELAQDLLANPPDLKVEPPPAKGKKNKVSTSRQTWVATNTLTKAAFLLTVLSERPEHHNLAFRVGMFALELQRPPASTKALEVKLAYQESEVAALLKKIPLGPSEMSTMRCRAEELREGTLCDYRPVLPLMLASFIFDVLCAPVVSPTGSRPPSRNWNNEMPGDEELGFEAAVAALGMKTTVSEAEHPLLCEGTRREKGDLALALMITYKDDQAKLKKILDKLLDRESQTHKPQTLSSFYSSSRPATASQRSPSKHGGPSAPGALQPLTSGSAGPPQPGNVAGAGPGPTEGFTEKNVPESSPHSPCEGLPSEAALTPRAEGKVPSRLALGSRGGYNGRGWGSPGRPKKKHTGMASIDSSAPETTSDSSPTLSRRPLRGGWAPTSWGRGQDSDSISSSSSDSLGSSSSSGSRRASASGGARAKTVEVGRYKGRRPESHAPHVPNQPSEAAAHFYFELAKTVLIKAGGNSSTSIFTHPSSSGGHQGPHRNLHLCAFEIGLYALGLHNFVSPNWLSRTYSSHVSWITGQAMEIGSAALTILVECWDGHLTPPEVASLADRASRARDSNMVRAAAELALSCLPHAHALNPNEIQRALVQCKEQDNLMLEKACMAVEEAAKGGGVYPEVLFEVAHQWFWLYEQTAGGSSTAREGATSCSASGIRAAGEAGRGLPEGRGGPGTEPVTVAAAAVTAAATVVPVISVGSSLYPGPGLGHGHSPGLHPYTALQPHLPCSPQYLTHPAHPAHPMPHMPRPAVFPVPSSAYPQGVHPAFLGAQYPYSVTPPSLAATAVSFPVPSMAPITVHPYHTEPGLPLPTSVACELWGQGTVSSVHPASTFPAIQGASLPALTTQPSPLVSGGFPPPEEETHSQPVNPHSLHHLHAAYRVGMLALEMLGRRAHNDHPNNFSRSPPYTDDVKWLLGLAAKLGVNYVHQFCVGAAKGVLSPFVLQEIVMETLQRLSPAHAHNHLRAPAFHQLVQRCQQAYMQYIHHRLIHLTPADYDDFVNAIRSARSAFCLTPMGMMQFNDILQNLKRSKQTKELWQRVSLEMTTFSP; encoded by the exons ATGGACTTGTGATCCCATTGGTGGAGCTCTCAGCAAAGCAGGTGGCATTTCATATCCCATTTGAAGTGGTGGAGAAAGTTTATCCCCCAGTGCCTGAGCAGCTACAGCTCCGAATTGCTTTTTGGAGCTTCCCTGAGAATGAAGAGGATATCCG GCTGTATTCGTGCCTGGCCAATGGCAGTGCTGATGAGTTCCAGAGAGGGGACCAGCTGTTCCGCATGAGGGCTGTGAAAGACCCACTGCAGATAG GGTTCCACCTGAGTGCTACAGTGGTGCCACCTCAGATGGTCCCCCCCAAAGGGGCCTACAACGTGGCTGTGATGTTTGACCGCTGCCGGGTCACTTCCTGCAGCTGCACCTGTGGGGCTGGGGCCAAATGGTGCACTCACGTCgtggcactctgtctcttccgCATCCACAAC GCTTCTGCAGTCTGCTTGCGTGCCCCAGTCTCAGAGTCCCTGTCTCGGCTGCAGAGGGACCAGCTGCAGAAGTTTGCTCAGTACCTCATCAGTGAGCTCCCTCAGCAG ATCCTCCCCACGGCCCAGCGTCTTCTGGATGAACTCCTCTCTTCCCAGTCAACAGCCATCAATACAGTGTGTGGAGCCCCGG ACCCCACAGCAGGGCCCTCTGCCTCTGACCAGAGTACATGGTATTTGGATGAGTCAACACTCACTGATAACATCAAGAAGACACTACACAAGTTCTGTGGACCTTCGCCTGTGGTCTTCAG TGATGTGAATTCCATGTATCTGTCTTCCACGGAGCCTCCAGCTGCTGCTGAATGGGCATGTCTGCTGCGCCCTCTGAGGGGCCGCGAGCCAGAGGGTGTCTGGAACCTACTTAGCATTGTGCGGGAGATGTTCAAACGGAGAGACAGCAATGCTGCCCCTTTGTTGGAAATCCTCACTGACCAGTGCCTCACCTATGAACAG ATAACAGGTTGGTGGTACAGCGTGCGCACCTCAGCCTCACACAGCAGCGCCAGCGGACACACGGGCCGTAGCAATGGGCAGTCAGAGGTAGCGGCCCATGCATGTGCCAGCATGTGTGATGAGATGGTCACACTGTGGAGGCTAGCTGTTTTGGACCCTGCACTCAGCCCCCAGCG cCGCCGGGAATTGTGTGCCCAGCTACGCCAGTGGCAACTGAAGGTGATTGAGAATGTGAAGCGGGGACAGCACAAAAAGACCCTGGAGCGGCTCTTCCCTGGCTTCCGGCCAGCGGTGGAGGCCTGCTACTTCAACTGGGAAGAGGCCTATCCACTCCCTGGTGTTACCTACAGTGGCACCGACCGGAAGTTGGCACTGTGCTGGGCCCGAGCCCTGCCCCCTCGGCCAGGTGCCTCCCGATCTGGGGGCCTGGAGGAATCCCGGGAGCGGCCCCGATCTCTTCCTTCTGAGCCAGCTGTGCGGCCCAAGGAGCCTGGGGCCAAGCGCAAGGGATTGGGTGAGGGGGTCCCCTCATCGCAGCGGGGTCCCCGCCGCCTCTCTGCTGAGGGGGGAGATAAGTCTCTGCATAAGATGGGTCCAGGTGGGGGCAAAGCCAAGGCACTGGGTGGGGCTGGCAGTGGGGGCAAGGGATCAGCAGGCGGTGGGAGCAAGCGACGGCTGAGCAGCGAAGACAGCTCCCTGGAGCCAGATCTGGCTGAGATGAGCCTGGATGACAGCAGCCTGGCCCTCGGTGCAGAGGCCAGCACCTTTGGTGGATTCCCTGAGAGCCCgccaccctgccctcctcctggTAGCTCCCGTGGtccttccaccttccttcctgaACCCCCAGATACTTATGAAGAAGATGGTGGTGTGTACTTCTCAGAAGGGCCTGAGCCTCCCACAGCCTCTGCTGGCCCCCATGGCCTACTGCCTGGGGAGGTCTGTACCCGGGATGACCTCCCTTCCACAGATGAGAGTGGCAATGGGCTCCCCAAAACCAAAGAGGCAGCCACTGCAGTTGGAGAGGAGGATGATGACTACCAGGCATATTATCTGAATGCCCAGGATGGGGCTGGAGGCGAGGAAGAGAAGGCTGAgggcggggctggggaggagcaCGACCTGTTTGCTGGGCTGAAGCCACTGGAACAGGAGAGCCGCATGGAG ATATTGTTTGCCTGTGCTGAGGCCCTGCATGCGCACGGCTACAGCAGTGAGGCCTCCCGCCTCACTGTGGAGCTTGCCCAGGACCTGCTAGCCAACCCACCTGACCTCAAGGTAGAGCCGCCCCCTGCCAAG GGCAAGAAGAACAAGGTATCTACGAGCCGTCAGACCTGGGTGGCTACCAACACCCTGACGAAGGCAGCCTTCCTGTTGACAGTGCTAAGTGAACGCCCAGAGCACCACAACCTGGCCTTCCGAGTTGGCATGTTTGCCTTGGAGCTACAGCGGCCCCCAGCTTCTACCAAGGCCTTGGAG GTGAAGCTGGCATACCAGGAGTCTGAGGTGGCTGCCCTGCTCAAGAAGATTCCTCTGGGTCCAAGTGAGATGAGTACCATGCGGTGCCGGGCAGAGGAGCTTCGGGAGGGGACGCTCTGTGACTATCGGCCCGTTTTGCCTCTCATGCTGGCCAGTTTCATCTTTGACGTTCTCTGTGCTCCAG TGGTTTCTCCTACGGGTTCCCGGCCACCAAGTCGTAACTGGAACAACGAGATGCCTGGGGAtgaggagctgggatttgaagcaGCAGTTGCTGCCTTAG GTATGAAGACAACAGTGAGCGAGGCAGAGCATCCCCTCCTGTGTGAAGGCACACGTCGGGAGAAGGGTGACCTGGCACTGGCACTAATGATCACTTACAAGGATGATCAAGCCAAGCTCAAAAAG aTCTTAGACAAACTCTTGGACCGAGAGAGCCAGACGCATAAGCCCCAGACACTGAGTTCATTCTACTCATCCAGCCGCCCAGCCACAGCCAGCCAGAGGTCTCCTTCAAAGCATGGGGGCCCATCTGCCCCTGGGGCCCTGCAACCCCTGACCTCGGGCTCTGCAGGGCCTCCTCAGCCAGGGAATGTggcaggggctgggccaggccccaCTGAGGGCTTCACAGAGAAGAATGTGCCTG AAAGTTCCCCACATTCTCCCTGTGAGGGCCTCCCATCTGAGGCAGCTTTGACCCCAAGGGCGGAAGGGAAGGTTCCCAGCCGCCTGGCACTTGGCAGTCGTGGAGGCTACAATGGACGGGGTTGGGGCTCCCCAGGGCGGCCTAAGAAGAAACACACAG GCATGGCCAGCATTGACAGCAGTGCCCCTGAAACAACATCGGATAGTTCTCCCACCTTAAGCCGGAGGCCACTTCGAGGGGGCTGGGCCCCCACCTCCTGGGGCCGAGGACAGGACAGTGACAGCATTAGCAGCTCTTCCTCGGACTCTCTGGGCTCCTCATCCTCCAGTGGAAGTCGCCGGGCCAGTGCCAGTGGAGGGGCCCGGGCAAAGACCGTTGAAGTTGGCAG GTACAAGGGCCGCCGTCCCGAGAGTCATGCCCCTCATGTACCCAATCAGCCATCAGAGGCAGCTGCACACTTCTACTTCGAACTGGCGAAGACGGTGCTGATCAAGGCAGGGGGCAACAGCAGCACTTCCATTTTCACACATCCATCTTCCTCAGGGGGCCATCAGGGTCCTCACCGCAACCTGCACCTTTGCGCCTTCGAGATTGGGCTTTATGCCCTTGGCCTGCACAACTTTGTTTCTCCCAACTGGCTCTCACGTACTTATTCTTCGCACGTTTCCTGGATTACAG GTCAGGCAATGGAGATTGGTAGTGCAGCCCTGACTATACTGGTAGAATGCTGGGATGGACACCTGACGCCCCCTGAAGTTGCATCCCTGGCTGACAGGGCATCACGGGCACGAGACTCCAATATGGTGAGGGCAGCAGCGGAGTTAGCCCTAAGCTGCCTGCCTCATGCCCATGCATTGAACCCCAATGAGATCCAGCGGGCCCTGGTGCAGTGCAAGGAGCAG GATAACCTGATGTTGGAGAAGGCCTGCATGGCAGTGGAAGAAGCCGCTAAGGGTGGGGGTGTATACCCTGAAGTGTTGTTTGAGGTTGCTCACCAGTGGTTCTGGCTATATGAGCAAACAGCAGGTGGCTCATCCACAGCCCGTGAAGGGGCTACAAGCTGTAGTGCCAGTGGGATCAGGGCAGCTGGGGAGGCTGGGCGGGGGCTGCCTGAGGGCAGGGGGGGCCCAGGCACTGAGCCGGTTacagtggcagcagcagcagtgacAGCAGCAGCCACAGTGGTGCCAGTCATCTCAGTGGGGTCCAGTTTATATCCAGGTCCAGGACTGGGGCATGGTCATTCCCCTGGCCTGCACCCCTACACTGCTCTACAGCCCCACCTGCCCTGCAGCCCTCAATACCTCACCCACCCAGCTCACCCTGCCCACCCAATGCCTCATATGCCCCGGCCTGCTGTCTTCCCTGTGCCCAGCTCTGCATACCCACAG GGTGTGCATCCTGCCTTCTTGGGGGCTCAGTACCCTTACTCAGTGACTCCCCCCTCACTTGCTGCCACTGCTGTGTCTTTCCCCGTCCCTTCCATGGCACCCATCACAGTACATCCCTACCACACAGAGCCAGGGCTCCCACTGCCCACCAGTGTGGCCTGTGAGTTGTGGGGACAGGGAACAG TGAGCAGTGTCCATCCAGCATCCACGTTTCCAGCCATCCAGGGTGCCTCGTTGCCTGCTCTGACTACACAGCCCAGTCCTCTGGTGAGCGGAGGGTTTCCACCACCCGAGGAGGAGACCCACAGTCAGCCTGTCAACCCACACAGCCTACACCACCTGCACGCTGCCTACCGTGTTG GAATGCTGGCACTGGAGATGCTGGGTCGCCGGGCACACAATGATCACCCCAACAACTTCTCCCGCTCCCCCCCCTACACTGATGATGTCAAATGGTTGCTGGGGCTGGCAGCAAAGCTGG gagtGAACTACGTGCACCAGTTCTGTGTGGGGGCAGCCAAGGGGGTGCTGAGCCCGTTTGTGCTGCAGGAGATCGTCATGGAGACGCTGCAGCGGCTGAGCCCTGCTCATGCCCACAACCACCTGCGTGCCCCGGCCTTCCACCAACTGGTGCAGCGCTGCCAGCAGGCATACATGCAG TACATTCACCACCGTTTGATTCACCTGACCCCTGCCGACTACGACGACTTTGTGAATGCGATCCGCAGTGCCCGCAGCGCCTTCTGTCTGACACCCATGGGCATGATGCAGTTCAACGACATCCTGCAGAACCTCAAGCGCAGCAAACAGACCAAGGAGCTGTGGCAGCGGGTCTCACTCGAGATGACCACCTTCTCCCCATGA
- the ZSWIM8 gene encoding zinc finger SWIM domain-containing protein 8 isoform X4 translates to MELMFAEWEDGERFSFEDSDRFEEDSLCSFISEAESLCQNWRGWRKQSAGPNSPTGGGGGGGSGGTRMRDGLVIPLVELSAKQVAFHIPFEVVEKVYPPVPEQLQLRIAFWSFPENEEDIRLYSCLANGSADEFQRGDQLFRMRAVKDPLQIGFHLSATVVPPQMVPPKGAYNVAVMFDRCRVTSCSCTCGAGAKWCTHVVALCLFRIHNASAVCLRAPVSESLSRLQRDQLQKFAQYLISELPQQILPTAQRLLDELLSSQSTAINTVCGAPDPTAGPSASDQSTWYLDESTLTDNIKKTLHKFCGPSPVVFSDVNSMYLSSTEPPAAAEWACLLRPLRGREPEGVWNLLSIVREMFKRRDSNAAPLLEILTDQCLTYEQITGWWYSVRTSASHSSASGHTGRSNGQSEVAAHACASMCDEMVTLWRLAVLDPALSPQRRRELCAQLRQWQLKVIENVKRGQHKKTLERLFPGFRPAVEACYFNWEEAYPLPGVTYSGTDRKLALCWARALPPRPGASRSGGLEESRERPRSLPSEPAVRPKEPGAKRKGLGEGVPSSQRGPRRLSAEGGDKSLHKMGPGGGKAKALGGAGSGGKGSAGGGSKRRLSSEDSSLEPDLAEMSLDDSSLALGAEASTFGGFPESPPPCPPPGSSRGPSTFLPEPPDTYEEDGGVYFSEGPEPPTASAGPHGLLPGEVCTRDDLPSTDESGNGLPKTKEAATAVGEEDDDYQAYYLNAQDGAGGEEEKAEGGAGEEHDLFAGLKPLEQESRMEILFACAEALHAHGYSSEASRLTVELAQDLLANPPDLKVEPPPAKGKKNKVSTSRQTWVATNTLTKAAFLLTVLSERPEHHNLAFRVGMFALELQRPPASTKALEVKLAYQESEVAALLKKIPLGPSEMSTMRCRAEELREGTLCDYRPVLPLMLASFIFDVLCAPVVSPTGSRPPSRNWNNEMPGDEELGFEAAVAALGMKTTVSEAEHPLLCEGTRREKGDLALALMITYKDDQAKLKKILDKLLDRESQTHKPQTLSSFYSSSRPATASQRSPSKHGGPSAPGALQPLTSGSAGPPQPGNVAGAGPGPTEGFTEKNVPESSPHSPCEGLPSEAALTPRAEGKVPSRLALGSRGGYNGRGWGSPGRPKKKHTGMASIDSSAPETTSDSSPTLSRRPLRGGWAPTSWGRGQDSDSISSSSSDSLGSSSSSGSRRASASGGARAKTVEVGRYKGRRPESHAPHVPNQPSEAAAHFYFELAKTVLIKAGGNSSTSIFTHPSSSGGHQGPHRNLHLCAFEIGLYALGLHNFVSPNWLSRTYSSHVSWITGQAMEIGSAALTILVECWDGHLTPPEVASLADRASRARDSNMVRAAAELALSCLPHAHALNPNEIQRALVQCKEQDNLMLEKACMAVEEAAKGGGVYPEVLFEVAHQWFWLYEQTAGGSSTAREGATSCSASGIRAAGEAGRGLPEGRGGPGTEPVTVAAAAVTAAATVVPVISVGSSLYPGPGLGHGHSPGLHPYTALQPHLPCSPQYLTHPAHPAHPMPHMPRPAVFPVPSSAYPQGVHPAFLGAQYPYSVTPPSLAATAVSFPVPSMAPITVHPYHTEPGLPLPTSVALSSVHPASTFPAIQGASLPALTTQPSPLVSGGFPPPEEETHSQPVNPHSLHHLHAAYRVGMLALEMLGRRAHNDHPNNFSRSPPYTDDVKWLLGLAAKLGVNYVHQFCVGAAKGVLSPFVLQEIVMETLQRLSPAHAHNHLRAPAFHQLVQRCQQAYMQYIHHRLIHLTPADYDDFVNAIRSARSAFCLTPMGMMQFNDILQNLKRSKQTKELWQRVSLEMTTFSP, encoded by the exons ATGGACTTGTGATCCCATTGGTGGAGCTCTCAGCAAAGCAGGTGGCATTTCATATCCCATTTGAAGTGGTGGAGAAAGTTTATCCCCCAGTGCCTGAGCAGCTACAGCTCCGAATTGCTTTTTGGAGCTTCCCTGAGAATGAAGAGGATATCCG GCTGTATTCGTGCCTGGCCAATGGCAGTGCTGATGAGTTCCAGAGAGGGGACCAGCTGTTCCGCATGAGGGCTGTGAAAGACCCACTGCAGATAG GGTTCCACCTGAGTGCTACAGTGGTGCCACCTCAGATGGTCCCCCCCAAAGGGGCCTACAACGTGGCTGTGATGTTTGACCGCTGCCGGGTCACTTCCTGCAGCTGCACCTGTGGGGCTGGGGCCAAATGGTGCACTCACGTCgtggcactctgtctcttccgCATCCACAAC GCTTCTGCAGTCTGCTTGCGTGCCCCAGTCTCAGAGTCCCTGTCTCGGCTGCAGAGGGACCAGCTGCAGAAGTTTGCTCAGTACCTCATCAGTGAGCTCCCTCAGCAG ATCCTCCCCACGGCCCAGCGTCTTCTGGATGAACTCCTCTCTTCCCAGTCAACAGCCATCAATACAGTGTGTGGAGCCCCGG ACCCCACAGCAGGGCCCTCTGCCTCTGACCAGAGTACATGGTATTTGGATGAGTCAACACTCACTGATAACATCAAGAAGACACTACACAAGTTCTGTGGACCTTCGCCTGTGGTCTTCAG TGATGTGAATTCCATGTATCTGTCTTCCACGGAGCCTCCAGCTGCTGCTGAATGGGCATGTCTGCTGCGCCCTCTGAGGGGCCGCGAGCCAGAGGGTGTCTGGAACCTACTTAGCATTGTGCGGGAGATGTTCAAACGGAGAGACAGCAATGCTGCCCCTTTGTTGGAAATCCTCACTGACCAGTGCCTCACCTATGAACAG ATAACAGGTTGGTGGTACAGCGTGCGCACCTCAGCCTCACACAGCAGCGCCAGCGGACACACGGGCCGTAGCAATGGGCAGTCAGAGGTAGCGGCCCATGCATGTGCCAGCATGTGTGATGAGATGGTCACACTGTGGAGGCTAGCTGTTTTGGACCCTGCACTCAGCCCCCAGCG cCGCCGGGAATTGTGTGCCCAGCTACGCCAGTGGCAACTGAAGGTGATTGAGAATGTGAAGCGGGGACAGCACAAAAAGACCCTGGAGCGGCTCTTCCCTGGCTTCCGGCCAGCGGTGGAGGCCTGCTACTTCAACTGGGAAGAGGCCTATCCACTCCCTGGTGTTACCTACAGTGGCACCGACCGGAAGTTGGCACTGTGCTGGGCCCGAGCCCTGCCCCCTCGGCCAGGTGCCTCCCGATCTGGGGGCCTGGAGGAATCCCGGGAGCGGCCCCGATCTCTTCCTTCTGAGCCAGCTGTGCGGCCCAAGGAGCCTGGGGCCAAGCGCAAGGGATTGGGTGAGGGGGTCCCCTCATCGCAGCGGGGTCCCCGCCGCCTCTCTGCTGAGGGGGGAGATAAGTCTCTGCATAAGATGGGTCCAGGTGGGGGCAAAGCCAAGGCACTGGGTGGGGCTGGCAGTGGGGGCAAGGGATCAGCAGGCGGTGGGAGCAAGCGACGGCTGAGCAGCGAAGACAGCTCCCTGGAGCCAGATCTGGCTGAGATGAGCCTGGATGACAGCAGCCTGGCCCTCGGTGCAGAGGCCAGCACCTTTGGTGGATTCCCTGAGAGCCCgccaccctgccctcctcctggTAGCTCCCGTGGtccttccaccttccttcctgaACCCCCAGATACTTATGAAGAAGATGGTGGTGTGTACTTCTCAGAAGGGCCTGAGCCTCCCACAGCCTCTGCTGGCCCCCATGGCCTACTGCCTGGGGAGGTCTGTACCCGGGATGACCTCCCTTCCACAGATGAGAGTGGCAATGGGCTCCCCAAAACCAAAGAGGCAGCCACTGCAGTTGGAGAGGAGGATGATGACTACCAGGCATATTATCTGAATGCCCAGGATGGGGCTGGAGGCGAGGAAGAGAAGGCTGAgggcggggctggggaggagcaCGACCTGTTTGCTGGGCTGAAGCCACTGGAACAGGAGAGCCGCATGGAG ATATTGTTTGCCTGTGCTGAGGCCCTGCATGCGCACGGCTACAGCAGTGAGGCCTCCCGCCTCACTGTGGAGCTTGCCCAGGACCTGCTAGCCAACCCACCTGACCTCAAGGTAGAGCCGCCCCCTGCCAAG GGCAAGAAGAACAAGGTATCTACGAGCCGTCAGACCTGGGTGGCTACCAACACCCTGACGAAGGCAGCCTTCCTGTTGACAGTGCTAAGTGAACGCCCAGAGCACCACAACCTGGCCTTCCGAGTTGGCATGTTTGCCTTGGAGCTACAGCGGCCCCCAGCTTCTACCAAGGCCTTGGAG GTGAAGCTGGCATACCAGGAGTCTGAGGTGGCTGCCCTGCTCAAGAAGATTCCTCTGGGTCCAAGTGAGATGAGTACCATGCGGTGCCGGGCAGAGGAGCTTCGGGAGGGGACGCTCTGTGACTATCGGCCCGTTTTGCCTCTCATGCTGGCCAGTTTCATCTTTGACGTTCTCTGTGCTCCAG TGGTTTCTCCTACGGGTTCCCGGCCACCAAGTCGTAACTGGAACAACGAGATGCCTGGGGAtgaggagctgggatttgaagcaGCAGTTGCTGCCTTAG GTATGAAGACAACAGTGAGCGAGGCAGAGCATCCCCTCCTGTGTGAAGGCACACGTCGGGAGAAGGGTGACCTGGCACTGGCACTAATGATCACTTACAAGGATGATCAAGCCAAGCTCAAAAAG aTCTTAGACAAACTCTTGGACCGAGAGAGCCAGACGCATAAGCCCCAGACACTGAGTTCATTCTACTCATCCAGCCGCCCAGCCACAGCCAGCCAGAGGTCTCCTTCAAAGCATGGGGGCCCATCTGCCCCTGGGGCCCTGCAACCCCTGACCTCGGGCTCTGCAGGGCCTCCTCAGCCAGGGAATGTggcaggggctgggccaggccccaCTGAGGGCTTCACAGAGAAGAATGTGCCTG AAAGTTCCCCACATTCTCCCTGTGAGGGCCTCCCATCTGAGGCAGCTTTGACCCCAAGGGCGGAAGGGAAGGTTCCCAGCCGCCTGGCACTTGGCAGTCGTGGAGGCTACAATGGACGGGGTTGGGGCTCCCCAGGGCGGCCTAAGAAGAAACACACAG GCATGGCCAGCATTGACAGCAGTGCCCCTGAAACAACATCGGATAGTTCTCCCACCTTAAGCCGGAGGCCACTTCGAGGGGGCTGGGCCCCCACCTCCTGGGGCCGAGGACAGGACAGTGACAGCATTAGCAGCTCTTCCTCGGACTCTCTGGGCTCCTCATCCTCCAGTGGAAGTCGCCGGGCCAGTGCCAGTGGAGGGGCCCGGGCAAAGACCGTTGAAGTTGGCAG GTACAAGGGCCGCCGTCCCGAGAGTCATGCCCCTCATGTACCCAATCAGCCATCAGAGGCAGCTGCACACTTCTACTTCGAACTGGCGAAGACGGTGCTGATCAAGGCAGGGGGCAACAGCAGCACTTCCATTTTCACACATCCATCTTCCTCAGGGGGCCATCAGGGTCCTCACCGCAACCTGCACCTTTGCGCCTTCGAGATTGGGCTTTATGCCCTTGGCCTGCACAACTTTGTTTCTCCCAACTGGCTCTCACGTACTTATTCTTCGCACGTTTCCTGGATTACAG GTCAGGCAATGGAGATTGGTAGTGCAGCCCTGACTATACTGGTAGAATGCTGGGATGGACACCTGACGCCCCCTGAAGTTGCATCCCTGGCTGACAGGGCATCACGGGCACGAGACTCCAATATGGTGAGGGCAGCAGCGGAGTTAGCCCTAAGCTGCCTGCCTCATGCCCATGCATTGAACCCCAATGAGATCCAGCGGGCCCTGGTGCAGTGCAAGGAGCAG GATAACCTGATGTTGGAGAAGGCCTGCATGGCAGTGGAAGAAGCCGCTAAGGGTGGGGGTGTATACCCTGAAGTGTTGTTTGAGGTTGCTCACCAGTGGTTCTGGCTATATGAGCAAACAGCAGGTGGCTCATCCACAGCCCGTGAAGGGGCTACAAGCTGTAGTGCCAGTGGGATCAGGGCAGCTGGGGAGGCTGGGCGGGGGCTGCCTGAGGGCAGGGGGGGCCCAGGCACTGAGCCGGTTacagtggcagcagcagcagtgacAGCAGCAGCCACAGTGGTGCCAGTCATCTCAGTGGGGTCCAGTTTATATCCAGGTCCAGGACTGGGGCATGGTCATTCCCCTGGCCTGCACCCCTACACTGCTCTACAGCCCCACCTGCCCTGCAGCCCTCAATACCTCACCCACCCAGCTCACCCTGCCCACCCAATGCCTCATATGCCCCGGCCTGCTGTCTTCCCTGTGCCCAGCTCTGCATACCCACAG GGTGTGCATCCTGCCTTCTTGGGGGCTCAGTACCCTTACTCAGTGACTCCCCCCTCACTTGCTGCCACTGCTGTGTCTTTCCCCGTCCCTTCCATGGCACCCATCACAGTACATCCCTACCACACAGAGCCAGGGCTCCCACTGCCCACCAGTGTGGCCT TGAGCAGTGTCCATCCAGCATCCACGTTTCCAGCCATCCAGGGTGCCTCGTTGCCTGCTCTGACTACACAGCCCAGTCCTCTGGTGAGCGGAGGGTTTCCACCACCCGAGGAGGAGACCCACAGTCAGCCTGTCAACCCACACAGCCTACACCACCTGCACGCTGCCTACCGTGTTG GAATGCTGGCACTGGAGATGCTGGGTCGCCGGGCACACAATGATCACCCCAACAACTTCTCCCGCTCCCCCCCCTACACTGATGATGTCAAATGGTTGCTGGGGCTGGCAGCAAAGCTGG gagtGAACTACGTGCACCAGTTCTGTGTGGGGGCAGCCAAGGGGGTGCTGAGCCCGTTTGTGCTGCAGGAGATCGTCATGGAGACGCTGCAGCGGCTGAGCCCTGCTCATGCCCACAACCACCTGCGTGCCCCGGCCTTCCACCAACTGGTGCAGCGCTGCCAGCAGGCATACATGCAG TACATTCACCACCGTTTGATTCACCTGACCCCTGCCGACTACGACGACTTTGTGAATGCGATCCGCAGTGCCCGCAGCGCCTTCTGTCTGACACCCATGGGCATGATGCAGTTCAACGACATCCTGCAGAACCTCAAGCGCAGCAAACAGACCAAGGAGCTGTGGCAGCGGGTCTCACTCGAGATGACCACCTTCTCCCCATGA